A single Thermaerobacter sp. FW80 DNA region contains:
- a CDS encoding tripartite tricarboxylate transporter TctB family protein, translating to MGRLRSKDVAAGLAMVLLGMLTVQQAGRIFQPEGLVDALGPRTFPMTLGVTMVGLGLLLLVRGLRAAHHEAADLGDVTAVVLFAGGFVIYIVLLAKVGFVAANVLAVSYMLYVMGGRRHLESLLVSVSATALLYVLFAKVLHIALPGGLGL from the coding sequence ATGGGGCGGCTGAGGTCGAAGGACGTTGCCGCGGGGCTGGCGATGGTCCTGCTGGGCATGCTGACGGTCCAACAAGCCGGCCGCATCTTCCAGCCCGAGGGCCTTGTCGATGCCCTTGGCCCGCGGACCTTTCCCATGACCTTGGGCGTAACCATGGTGGGATTGGGCCTGCTTCTGCTAGTACGGGGCCTGCGCGCCGCCCACCACGAAGCCGCGGACTTGGGGGACGTGACGGCTGTTGTCCTCTTCGCGGGCGGCTTCGTGATCTACATCGTTCTGCTGGCGAAAGTGGGCTTCGTGGCCGCCAATGTCCTGGCCGTCTCGTACATGCTCTACGTCATGGGTGGACGGCGCCACCTGGAATCGCTGCTGGTAAGCGTCAGTGCCACAGCCCTGCTCTACGTTCTGTTTGCGAAAGTGCTGCACATCGCGTTGCCGGGGGGGTTGGGGCTGTGA
- a CDS encoding tripartite tricarboxylate transporter substrate binding protein: MQRRPWRLMWITLLALTLVVTACGQAVDEGSDQAAPQQSRYPERPIELVAAGDPGGGLDLLARAIEEALTKEKLLPVTLTIKNMGGGGGNPARAYLYEKRGDGYTLLTESNRIYLNPIIGTTDLDVDDFTPVARLVTDWVVLAVRADSPYQSVQDVVNTLKANPKAITFGVGTVPSNDQMNILRMAQAAGIDPAQINIVSFRSGGDLMTQLLGGHVAVISTGLSETLPQYQSGQVRILAISSPERVEGVDAPTWKELGYDIEIAHWRGVFAPPDMPADALAFWNETFAKMVQTPTWKQILERHGWYDAYLDSEAFKQSLQEEAAAAEELLKAVGQVK; this comes from the coding sequence ATGCAGCGGCGGCCTTGGCGCTTGATGTGGATCACCTTGCTGGCTCTGACCTTGGTCGTCACAGCGTGTGGCCAAGCGGTGGATGAGGGATCGGACCAGGCTGCACCGCAACAGTCCCGCTACCCCGAGCGGCCCATCGAGTTGGTAGCCGCCGGTGACCCCGGCGGTGGCTTGGACCTGCTGGCTCGGGCCATCGAGGAGGCCTTGACCAAGGAAAAGCTGTTGCCTGTCACGCTGACGATCAAGAACATGGGCGGCGGTGGCGGCAACCCGGCTCGTGCGTACTTGTACGAGAAGCGGGGCGACGGGTACACCCTGTTGACTGAGTCCAACCGCATATACCTAAACCCCATTATCGGTACTACCGACCTGGACGTGGACGACTTCACGCCCGTGGCCCGGCTGGTCACCGACTGGGTGGTTTTGGCCGTGCGCGCCGATTCGCCGTACCAGTCGGTCCAGGACGTGGTAAACACCCTGAAGGCCAATCCCAAGGCCATTACCTTCGGCGTGGGCACCGTTCCCAGCAACGACCAGATGAACATCCTGCGTATGGCCCAGGCCGCGGGCATTGACCCGGCGCAGATCAACATCGTGTCTTTCCGTTCCGGCGGCGACCTAATGACCCAGCTGTTGGGCGGCCACGTGGCGGTGATCTCGACCGGCCTGTCTGAAACACTGCCGCAGTATCAAAGCGGTCAGGTCCGCATTCTGGCCATCTCGAGCCCCGAGCGGGTAGAGGGCGTGGATGCTCCGACTTGGAAGGAGCTAGGGTACGACATCGAGATCGCGCACTGGCGCGGCGTGTTCGCCCCCCCCGATATGCCCGCCGACGCGCTGGCTTTCTGGAATGAGACGTTCGCGAAGATGGTGCAGACGCCCACGTGGAAGCAGATCCTCGAGCGCCACGGCTGGTACGACGCCTACCTGGACAGTGAGGCCTTCAAGCAGAGCCTGCAAGAGGAAGCCGCTGCCGCCGAAGAGCTGCTGAAGGCCGTTGGACAGGTCAAGTGA
- a CDS encoding MmgE/PrpD family protein, with amino-acid sequence MTAAAKGGWQRVTQPLAEWCATASVDDLPDEVVATVKLVTLDGIGCALFGPTTPWGRIVADFVRTEASRPEVRLWGAGGFRTSAADAALVHGTYIHAFEMDDVHPVAVIHLASQVLPAAFAMVELRAAAARGDRSRPEVPPIPVDGHELLQALAVGMEVGSRIGMVTGARQLARGFHPSPNTGVFATAATAARLLRLDPQTTAHALGIAGSGGGALMAAQYGAMVKRVHAGFSARAGVVAALLAARGLTGTPNVLESPYGGFARALADVEDVSDVLADLGSRWMLLGVQIKAYPCCGSNHTSIDALRSILAERPDLRPEDVDHIEVRCTTATWHHVGWPYQPNGILAAQMNLAYTLAALLVDRALFVEQFAEDRLADPRILALVSRIRVVPDPNLDRLGREGRHTVELTLVTQDGRCYRRRVTHARGSRNNPLSYEEVMAKYERLAAPVVGREAALAVRDGVLACEEQADVAALIPYLAPKVP; translated from the coding sequence ATGACGGCCGCCGCCAAGGGGGGCTGGCAGCGTGTAACCCAGCCGCTGGCGGAGTGGTGCGCCACCGCTAGCGTGGACGATCTGCCCGACGAGGTCGTTGCGACCGTGAAGCTCGTCACACTGGACGGCATCGGTTGCGCGTTATTCGGCCCCACCACGCCGTGGGGTCGCATCGTCGCCGACTTCGTACGGACCGAGGCATCACGGCCGGAGGTACGCCTCTGGGGAGCAGGAGGCTTCCGCACTTCCGCTGCCGACGCCGCCCTGGTCCACGGTACCTACATCCACGCCTTCGAGATGGACGACGTGCACCCGGTGGCCGTGATCCACCTAGCATCCCAGGTATTGCCAGCCGCCTTCGCCATGGTGGAGTTGCGGGCGGCCGCCGCCCGCGGTGACCGTAGCCGGCCCGAGGTGCCACCCATCCCCGTGGATGGGCACGAACTCCTGCAAGCGTTGGCGGTGGGCATGGAGGTGGGTTCGCGCATCGGGATGGTTACTGGCGCGCGGCAGCTGGCTCGAGGCTTTCACCCCAGCCCAAATACGGGGGTCTTTGCCACGGCCGCCACGGCCGCGCGCTTGCTCCGCCTGGACCCGCAGACCACCGCGCACGCGCTGGGCATCGCGGGATCGGGTGGCGGAGCGTTGATGGCGGCCCAGTATGGGGCCATGGTCAAGCGCGTGCACGCGGGGTTCTCCGCCCGCGCTGGCGTGGTGGCGGCCCTGCTGGCCGCTCGTGGCCTCACCGGCACGCCGAACGTCCTGGAATCGCCGTACGGCGGCTTTGCGCGTGCCCTGGCCGATGTGGAGGACGTTTCCGACGTGCTGGCTGACCTTGGAAGTCGATGGATGCTCCTGGGCGTACAGATCAAGGCCTACCCATGCTGTGGGAGCAACCACACTAGTATCGACGCCCTCCGCTCGATTCTGGCAGAAAGACCGGATCTGCGTCCGGAGGACGTAGACCACATTGAGGTCCGTTGCACCACCGCCACCTGGCACCACGTGGGCTGGCCCTATCAACCCAACGGCATCCTGGCTGCCCAGATGAACCTGGCCTACACCCTGGCCGCGTTACTGGTGGACCGCGCCCTGTTTGTGGAGCAGTTCGCGGAAGACCGGCTGGCCGACCCCCGGATCCTGGCTCTGGTGTCACGGATCCGCGTGGTTCCCGATCCCAACTTGGACCGGTTGGGGCGGGAGGGGCGCCACACCGTGGAGCTGACACTGGTCACGCAAGACGGCCGATGCTATCGCCGCCGCGTGACCCATGCGCGAGGCAGCCGGAACAACCCGCTCTCCTATGAGGAGGTGATGGCCAAATACGAACGGCTCGCTGCGCCGGTGGTGGGACGTGAGGCAGCCTTAGCCGTCCGGGACGGGGTGCTAGCCTGCGAGGAGCAGGCCGACGTGGCGGCACTGATTCCGTATCTGGCACCCAAGGTGCCGTAG
- a CDS encoding 3-isopropylmalate dehydratase small subunit has protein sequence MRARGRAWVFGDDINTDYIISAARKQSVRDLSEAARYLMEDVRPGFGSLVRPGDLIVAGQNFGCGSSREAAPVVIKLAGVAGVVAASFARIFYRNAINVGLPLLEAAPEGIADGDEVEVDFAAGTVRNLTRGGVIHGRPLPAFMRRILMAGGLVEYFTRHGQYPDPMVEGEETP, from the coding sequence ATGAGGGCCCGCGGCCGCGCCTGGGTGTTCGGGGATGACATCAACACAGACTACATCATTTCCGCGGCTCGCAAGCAGAGCGTGCGCGACCTGTCCGAGGCGGCCCGCTATTTGATGGAAGATGTGCGACCCGGTTTCGGCTCGCTGGTACGGCCTGGCGACCTGATTGTAGCCGGTCAGAACTTCGGTTGCGGGTCGTCTCGGGAGGCTGCGCCAGTGGTAATCAAGCTGGCGGGGGTCGCTGGGGTGGTAGCCGCCTCTTTCGCCCGCATCTTCTACCGCAATGCCATCAACGTGGGCCTACCGCTGCTGGAGGCGGCGCCAGAAGGCATCGCCGACGGCGACGAGGTGGAGGTGGACTTCGCGGCCGGCACCGTCCGCAACCTTACCCGGGGCGGCGTGATCCACGGGCGGCCGTTGCCCGCCTTCATGCGCCGGATTCTGATGGCAGGCGGTTTGGTAGAGTACTTCACGCGGCACGGGCAGTACCCCGACCCCATGGTCGAAGGAGAGGAGACGCCATGA
- a CDS encoding 3-isopropylmalate dehydratase large subunit: protein MGQTLAEKLLSAKVGRTVEAGELVVCPVDVCMAHDGNRPLVTDVFVRLGAERVFDPERIKFVFDHAPSSHIPLAAQVQRDMCTFAREQGIEVIEVGEGICHQVLPERGHVVPGDVVVGTDSHTTTLGAFHAFATGVGSTDLAVVMKTGRIWLKVPSSVRVILRGRLRAGVYAKDVALALLRALTANGATYKALEFDGPALAHLGVGERMTLANLAMEMGAKAALFPCDAVLTEWLRQRPTRRPWQVFTPDPDARYDRVVELDLDQLEPLVAAPHRPDNVHPLKAYAGLPVQVAIIGTCVNGRYEDLREAARILRGRRVAKGVRLYVTPASREVYRRCLAEGVIADLMEAGAVIGVPGCSGCTAASGFGLPAPGERVISSGNRNFKGRLGTPEAEVFLASPAAVATAALTGCITDPRTVLREEAMAR from the coding sequence ATGGGACAGACGTTGGCCGAAAAGCTGCTTTCCGCCAAGGTGGGCCGGACTGTGGAGGCCGGCGAGCTGGTGGTCTGCCCGGTGGATGTGTGCATGGCCCATGACGGGAACCGACCCCTGGTTACCGACGTGTTCGTCCGCCTAGGTGCGGAGCGGGTATTTGACCCCGAGCGGATTAAGTTCGTCTTCGACCACGCCCCGTCGAGCCATATTCCGTTGGCGGCCCAGGTGCAGCGTGACATGTGCACCTTTGCTCGGGAGCAGGGCATCGAGGTGATTGAGGTCGGCGAGGGCATCTGCCACCAAGTACTTCCCGAGCGGGGCCACGTGGTGCCCGGCGACGTGGTGGTGGGGACGGACTCCCATACCACCACCCTTGGGGCCTTCCACGCGTTCGCGACCGGGGTCGGTTCCACCGATTTAGCGGTGGTCATGAAGACCGGCCGCATCTGGCTGAAGGTGCCGTCCTCCGTGCGCGTGATCCTGCGAGGGCGCCTGCGCGCGGGCGTATATGCCAAGGATGTGGCCTTGGCCCTGCTGAGGGCGCTGACCGCCAACGGCGCCACCTACAAGGCTTTGGAATTCGACGGTCCGGCCCTGGCACACCTGGGTGTGGGCGAGCGTATGACGCTGGCGAACCTGGCCATGGAGATGGGCGCCAAGGCGGCCCTTTTCCCCTGTGACGCGGTGCTGACGGAATGGCTCCGCCAGCGACCCACACGCCGGCCGTGGCAGGTCTTCACTCCCGATCCGGACGCCCGCTACGACCGCGTGGTCGAGCTGGACCTGGATCAGCTGGAGCCCCTGGTCGCCGCGCCACACCGGCCGGATAACGTCCACCCTCTGAAAGCCTACGCCGGCCTGCCAGTGCAGGTGGCCATCATCGGCACGTGCGTCAACGGACGGTACGAAGACCTGCGCGAGGCCGCTCGCATTCTGCGCGGTCGCCGGGTGGCCAAGGGAGTGCGTTTATACGTTACACCGGCTTCCCGCGAGGTGTACCGGCGTTGCCTGGCGGAGGGTGTGATCGCCGACTTGATGGAGGCGGGCGCCGTCATCGGCGTGCCCGGTTGCAGCGGCTGCACCGCCGCGTCGGGCTTTGGCCTCCCGGCACCCGGCGAGCGGGTGATCAGTTCCGGCAACCGCAACTTCAAAGGACGCCTGGGCACCCCCGAGGCCGAGGTCTTCCTGGCCTCGCCGGCCGCGGTGGCGACGGCTGCGCTCACAGGGTGCATCACCGATCCTCGAACCGTGCTTCGCGAGGAGGCGATGGCGCGATGA
- a CDS encoding LeuA family protein — translation MARPVIINDCTLREGEQAAGVNLDFEAKCRLARALVAAGVRHLQVGYPGRSTADETFARWISGAALRTPDGHTVVTEAIVQVFLDDWREQIDRALATGVDWVVLMFPASDLRLTYVQRTTRRQMLQHSTKAVRYAVGRGCHVRFSPTDTTRAHPAFLRDLYRAVVDAGAERVTVADTAGAATPEVFAELVSQVREWSGVPVHIHCHNDFGLALANTLAGVRAGAASADATLGGLGERAGNAPLEQLAVVLELLYGAETGIELARLTPLVRQAFAEFGLQLPPWHPVAGRDAFAHKLDAHVLGVLRHPMVYEALAPEQVGNTRRFPLGKYSGEAALRARLGALGLWPEGIDDPALRTRLARLARCLESQTLSKGGELSDEELVSLWAAVDGEEEAR, via the coding sequence ATGGCACGCCCGGTGATCATCAACGATTGCACCCTGCGCGAAGGCGAGCAAGCGGCTGGGGTAAACCTCGACTTCGAGGCCAAGTGCCGCCTAGCGCGGGCCCTGGTCGCGGCGGGCGTCCGGCACCTGCAGGTAGGCTACCCAGGGCGGTCCACCGCCGACGAGACGTTCGCGCGCTGGATAAGTGGTGCCGCCCTGCGTACCCCCGACGGACACACAGTGGTGACGGAAGCCATCGTACAGGTCTTCCTCGATGACTGGCGGGAGCAGATCGATCGGGCGCTGGCCACGGGCGTGGACTGGGTGGTCCTGATGTTCCCGGCCTCAGACCTGCGCCTGACCTATGTGCAGCGTACGACGCGCCGTCAGATGCTCCAGCACTCGACAAAAGCCGTCCGCTACGCCGTCGGCCGCGGGTGTCATGTCCGCTTCAGCCCCACCGACACCACACGCGCCCATCCGGCCTTTCTGCGCGACCTCTACCGCGCCGTGGTCGATGCGGGCGCCGAAAGGGTCACGGTGGCGGATACGGCAGGCGCCGCCACGCCGGAAGTCTTCGCGGAGCTTGTGTCCCAAGTGCGCGAGTGGAGTGGGGTCCCCGTGCACATCCACTGTCATAACGATTTCGGCCTAGCCTTGGCTAACACCCTGGCTGGTGTACGTGCAGGGGCGGCCAGCGCCGACGCGACACTGGGCGGACTGGGAGAACGGGCCGGCAACGCGCCGCTAGAACAGCTTGCGGTTGTCTTGGAATTGCTGTACGGAGCCGAGACAGGAATCGAGCTGGCGCGGCTAACACCCCTGGTGCGCCAGGCCTTTGCGGAGTTCGGCCTGCAGCTTCCGCCCTGGCATCCCGTAGCCGGCCGCGACGCCTTCGCACACAAGCTGGACGCCCACGTGCTGGGCGTACTGCGGCATCCCATGGTCTACGAAGCCCTAGCTCCCGAGCAGGTGGGCAACACCCGCCGGTTTCCGTTGGGCAAGTACTCGGGCGAGGCGGCCTTGCGCGCTCGGTTAGGCGCCCTAGGCCTTTGGCCAGAAGGCATCGACGACCCCGCGTTGCGCACCCGGCTGGCACGCCTAGCTCGCTGCTTGGAATCGCAAACCCTGTCCAAGGGTGGTGAGCTGAGCGATGAGGAACTGGTCAGCCTCTGGGCGGCCGTGGATGGTGAGGAGGAGGCGAGGTGA
- a CDS encoding GntR family transcriptional regulator, whose translation MPQRPAFNLHTLRQQVYQRLRDGILQGELPRGTRLVASQLAEQWGISRTPISEALLLLEQEGLVSRLPTGICEVVGLSKVAIEELYLTRAALEGLCALRAAQRITDEGIAELQSIMQQLNKATRAGDLDTVDMLGKRFHERLVAFSGLTYIPNLLRSIEGMIDRYRARTIASPGRPWEAFREHERILAALQERNAEAARAAMQEHILNAYHKAIRD comes from the coding sequence ATGCCGCAACGGCCCGCTTTCAATCTCCACACCCTACGGCAGCAGGTTTACCAGCGCTTGCGCGACGGGATTCTCCAAGGCGAGCTGCCCAGGGGTACTCGCCTGGTGGCCAGCCAGCTGGCGGAACAGTGGGGTATCTCCCGCACCCCGATCAGTGAGGCGCTGCTGTTACTGGAGCAAGAGGGATTAGTTAGCCGCCTACCCACGGGGATTTGCGAGGTTGTCGGACTGTCGAAGGTCGCCATCGAGGAACTGTATCTAACCCGGGCCGCGTTGGAGGGGCTGTGCGCTTTGCGCGCAGCGCAACGCATCACGGACGAGGGCATCGCCGAGCTGCAATCCATCATGCAGCAGCTGAACAAGGCGACCCGAGCCGGTGACCTCGATACCGTCGACATGTTGGGCAAGCGCTTCCACGAACGCCTCGTCGCCTTCAGCGGGCTTACCTACATTCCCAATCTCTTGCGCTCTATCGAGGGTATGATCGACCGCTACCGTGCCCGTACCATCGCCAGCCCTGGTCGACCCTGGGAGGCCTTTCGCGAGCACGAGCGAATCTTGGCCGCGCTACAGGAGCGGAATGCCGAAGCGGCCCGGGCGGCCATGCAGGAACACATCCTCAATGCCTATCACAAGGCGATCCGCGATTGA